A region of the Haematobia irritans isolate KBUSLIRL chromosome 5, ASM5000362v1, whole genome shotgun sequence genome:
CACAGTGtgaaaccaaaatatttccaattaagaattttattgaagttgaagacgtaattgattaacaaatgaactgaaacaattaattttttaatcaaagtgaaaaataaagtcaataaagacatttattttaatttttacttttttaatttaactttatctaaaggtatttaataaattataataataatttatttgaaagaaaataaactttttcaatcgtTGCTTTGGatgattccccatcaagttataataaaatttgcaaaaaaaaaagttatcatttCGTTCTGTTTTTACACatttgatttcaattttaaagtaATAATGTTagcaatattaattaattaattagtaAACTATTAATATGCCCTGTACTATGCTATGTTCACCGGCATAAATTTGTTGCTTTTAATACTATGGTTCACGCATTTTCGAGATTTCAGACATCAAAACAGGTTatttagagcaaaatgttagcgTAGTGTAAGACACTTATGGATCTCTTCATCAGGATGCTATAtctattccatgtttagctcaatgacaagggtcctcctttttatagccaaacggcgtttcacattaagAGGAaatcacttaaagaagctttgaaattctcacaaatgtcaccaacattaccgagaaactttttggtgttcggtcgaaacttgaATTGAACCCATTATCCTTTGTATACAATTCGGGTATGCTTACCATTGATCCGCGGTGGCTTCCTATCGTGGGTATAAAATCGAGTTTTGAGAAGATGCCCTGGAATAGTGAATGCAacatattttcacaatttttatatacacactcataaaaaaaagtcagctaaaaacagcagtcgatatcTGCTGTTATACTTTTGTACTTCAggacctaatgaacaacaaattataaaatttttaggttatacatttttcctcaaagcatatttaagaaccaaaagtagtttttggtatatttttgcactgtaatatacttacaagctcctaaatacgatcaccaaccattttgtttgctgttacgcctcgattcgataaatattcagatttttggtcaaatactatagatattcataaaatattgttttaattatgttaaaacaatatatgtcagttgacatttttatttgtttcaggcaaaataaaacatgttttactgTAATCgaccttaaaaaatagcaggaaatgtttgctatttcagcaaacagtgactgctgcccctttttcagcagactttctgttgttttagcagactcttctgccgtccctactaacaaatttctttgggtgcatATACCATTATAGTGCCACTTAACGACCATTATAGTGTCACTTAAAAGGATCCATGGTAGCGATAGGAAAATCGAATAATGCTGGAAGGGAAGAGGcactaaatatttgtattttagaaaaatcataTTTCGTGAATCCAGggcctttaattttttttgcaaaaaatcctCTTTAGGCTCTCCATAGGAGATCGTCTCAAACCCTGGTCAAAGCACGCCTACACACATCACTTTGAATTCACGTTAGCCCAAAATTTAAAGTATTGTTTACttgatattattaaaatatactaTTCATcccaatacaaaaattaaaaaaacaaataatttttcagGTGTCAACATCTTGAAAACTACGCCGGTATTAGGTTtgcattatcgcgctaaaataGCCATTTTACACgtttaattttctttcataatgtctttaatttttaacttcattctgcttttactattttttttttattttagcggtTTAGGGTAGGTATTAAGATCGCATTATCCTGCTAAAACAGAAATTTGTTCAcggtcatttttttttaattcattttaaataaaataaaccatTTCAATTGTTACTTCGTATCGTTCCCCTTCAAGTTATAAAATGTTCCACAAAAAAATTAGTAACGATATGCTACttttaaagatttatttttgattttagcggccaaACTCGAAATTATTACCCACCTTTTCGAAGTTTATATACACCTAtacggaaaaaatatttacttacatTCTTTTAATAATGTACACacaagatttaaaaatatgaaatattttagtaCAATACATAGCGTTTTTTTGGGACAAGGGGTTTTATTTTTAGACTTacttttttacagaattttgtttatattgaacttaaCTCTAATAAATGCAACAGTTTCACAAACATTATGGAAGGTATTCACAAAAACGTACGTAGTTTCTACGATTCGATACTTAATAAATGCACATTTCCCCATCGAAAGAAAAGTGGGTTTtggagttttcttttttgattctTTGGTTTACATGCGGAACACACCAAATTTAGTATTATCGCCAGGATTATTGAGAGCTGTTTTCAAACTCAATCCTAAAACTTGGCGTGTATTAGCTGGATCTATAATACCATCATCCCACAGACGAGCAGTACTATAGTAAGGAGAACCTTCCTTTTCGAAGGTTTCCATAATGGGAGCCTTCAATTTGTTAGCTTCCGCTTCTGTAAATTCTTTTCCAGCACGTTTTCTTTGATCGGCAGTAATTTGAGCCAATACATTAGCAGCTTGTGTACCGCCCATAACTGATATGCGAGAATTTGGCCACATAAAAAGAAATCTTGGAGAGTATGCTCGGCCACACATGCCTGAAAGGTAAAAATTATATCATTTAAAATCCGAAAAAAATAAAGGATTATTTTTGAAACTTACCATAATTACCAGCTCCATATGAACCACCTATAATGACAGTGAATTTTGGAACATTAGCGCATGCAACGGCTGTAACCATTTTGGCTCCATTTTTGGCAATTCCATGTGCTTCCGCATCGCGTCCAACCATAAATCcagtgatattttgcaaaaatactaGTGGAATATTTCTTTGGGCACACAGTTGTATAAAATGTGCACCTTTCAAGGCGCTCTCCGAAAAAAGAACTCCGTTATTTCCGACAATACCAACGGTATGACCATAAAGTTTAGCAAAACCACATACTAGAGTTTCACCATACAGTTTTTTGAATTCTGTGAAGCGACTACCATCGACAATACGTGCTATTACCTCGCGTACATCAAAACTCTTTGTTAGATTTGGACCGACAATGCCATACAATTCACGTGGATCATATTTAGGTTCTTCAACTTCGGCCTCAAAAATGTTAGATGCCGCTTTGATAGTCTTTTTACTCGAGTAGAGTAAATTTTCATTGTAAGCATTGGTTGCAGCGGTATTTAAATTGCTCACGACTTGACGTGCCAAATAGAGAGCATGTTCATCATCGACAGCATAATGATCCGTTACACCCGAAGTTTTACAATGTAAATCAGCACCGCCTAAATCTTCAGCAGATACTTCTTCTCCAGTGGCGGCTTTTACTAATGGTGGACCAGCCAAAAATATAGTTCCTTGCTTTTTAACAATAATACTTTCGTCAGCCATAGCTGGGACGTAGGCACCACCAGCTGTACAGCTTCCCATGACAACAGCTATTTGAGGAATCCCTAATGCTGACATATTAGCTTGATTGTAGAAAATGCGACCAAAATGCAACTTATCGGGGAAGACCTCAGCTTGACGAGGTAAATTGGCACCGCCTGAATCcacaagatagacacatggaaGTCTATTCTCTTGAGCAACCTCCTGAGCTCTTAAATGTTTTTTCACCGTTATTGGATAGTAGGAACCACCCTTGACTGTGGCATCATTGGCAACAACTACACATTCAgttctgaaaaatgtttaaatttcatatgataattattttatgtatGATATAAAAAgcaattagtaaatattttcaTACTAAACAATGGAAGGAAGACTTCTGGAGACCATAAACTTCTAACGCAGATTTATACTGAATTTTCCGGTGATGGAATACTGATAACTAAACTTGGAATAAGTGATGTGCTCTTTGTGGATGTTCTCACAGTGGACGACCTTCCCCAAGAACGGTATATATGggttctatattaaaaaaagggGCCACTGTAAaccatatttaaaaaataaccattcattcaaatgtcccaaaaaaacgaactcttggttccgaagaaataatttctatatatgAGTAATATCGAAAAAACGGATCGACATCAAACATATTCAGCATAACTGTTAAGTGGTATAAAATAcatccaaatttcaaatttgcgctaaatcgaatgaaaattgtgacatatatagttaagaaataaaatgggcAATATGAGAACTATATGACAAAAAACCGGCGCTTAAAAACAATATAcactaaattttttcatgagTGTAAAAACGCatcacattctatttctataagggAGTTGATCaaattggtgcaaaataaagtaagttcgaccgggccgaatcttaaaaacccaccaccatggatcacATATAAGAGTATCATTTAAGAAAATAACGGCTTACATTAtagtatatagaatttcaggtggttATGATACTCCCTCAATAATATTAGTTCAAATGGAAACGTTATTACGCCAAACAgataaaatttaagtttataCGCGATGGCTTCCATGGTTTTTAGTACGACGAAAACTGGGAAAAAGGCCTTTGAATTGTTTGTCTTTTTCCGTTTTTTCTCTAGCAAACCTGATCATCCAGAGGTACTACTTTATATATCTATTTTTTGCCACAAACGTCCATAAAGCAGAAATATGAATTGACTGCATATTTAGGAAATAATAATATGTTGTCTACCGTATCCGGAATAGTATTTTTCTCTATTTTTAATTATCGTGTGAAATACGaattgcctgaatttgtaaCCAAAGCTCCTACCGCATATTTACCTGACACTTCCATAGTGCTATTTCAATAGTtgtcatttttatagattattaATAACATATCTTACCCGCATATGCGACCAACTCCAGTAATAATGCCTCCAGAGTTAACCACTTCATCACCATACAACTGATAACCAGCCAAAGTACTCAATTCCAAAAATGGTGATCCTTTATCCAGTAGTTTATTGATGCGCTCACGAGCCAACAGCTTGCCTCTAGACGTGTGTCGTTCAATGGCTTTGTCCCCACCACCAGTTAAAACTTCACTCGTAATCGAACGCAACTCATCCACTAACTTTACCATATCTTTTTCATTTTCCTGGTTCAAATAATGTTATCAGCATGAGAATTATGCAACTGGTCAACACAAAAACTCACCTTAAATTCGCTCGAATTAGAATCGACAGAAGTTGGCAAAACATTGCCCTCTCCTACATGTAATAAGCGAATTGAACCCCGCAACACATTGGTAGTGAAGGAATTTCGGAAAATGCTGAGTTTCAGCATTATTAGTGTATAAATGCAATCGAAACGGTAAGTATAAACTAATAAATAAATGTACTCGACAGCACAACAGaaaaacaactgtgcaaaatgtTGGCGATCGGACCTGTTAAAATTACGAAAGAATGAATGAAGTCAACATCTCTGTCATTACAAACGAATGTACGGTTTTATGATCATTGTACCcatctaaataaaatatattggcGATCAACAGCAATTTCAAAAGCGATGAAGAAAATATTGTACCTCATTTCTCCGAAGCAACAATAAATacagaaaaatgtatatattgtgCCGCTCagataaacaaataatttacaAGAATATCGTCAAAAGTTTGGACATTCAAAGTCAATTGGAAACATATTCGATAATGTTTCCAAAGCAACCTATTTGCATACATGTATTTTTTAGTTGAATTCTActataggccggtatgcacctctagcgaaaaatttcattcccataagaaatgcattgctatttatgctaacgaaattttcggtagcgttcaatttcgtaaggtggtacgcacctctaatgaaaatagcagggttgtcaaaagcatattttggcagcaaacatttaatttattacaatcattgtgtgcgtaaatgttttaaaaggtctgtaaataataaacaatttatttgaggaatatttggaacatatattaacaatttttaaaagcgattagctggtttaaaatttgtgtacacagccctgttttttttgttgtagacttaaataaatatttgctaccgaaaatttcgctagaggtgcataccggccttatctGGTATTGAGAACTCGAGTTTTCGAATTAAATCTtaaggcgttttcttttctgaaaatatgATATGTCTTcattttgtctttacagaatgtacatttttaaaatgctgccagcaaacaaaaaatgcTATTTTAACGACCAGAAATGAATTCAAAGTAGTAAACAAGGTGAACATAATTAGGTTTatccttgaaaaaattttttgatactgtGTTCTCCGCCTTTTCTATTTACTGCGATCTTATTCTAAAGAATGTAAACCAATTCAATTGATGCTCTCAAAAGGTGTTTATAAGTTTCTAGTtattgtaccaaaaaaaaaacacataataaAGATATTAAAGAATGGCCTTAATGTAGTAATATGACGGGCGCCAGATAACACTTTTGTCCTACTAGTGTTTTCGTATCGGTGTGAAATCTGttggaaaatgtaatttatttctCATTTAAAACATATGCAATAACAAAAGACAGAGCTGGATATATACCATTGATGATAACTTGGCAACACTGCGACTAAGCATATTGACATTTGTAAACAAATCAGTTACCAATGAATTTTGAGTACCCGTTGACTACAAATCACTAGTGTTTGTTCAAGAGTTTGACACTACCAGCAGAGAAGAATTTTCATCTCGTGTTTGTTAAAGCCCAAATTTTTAgtgcaaaaaaatgttgaacccaACCAAATTGCTGGCCCGTAATGTTTCCAAGTTCATGGTCAGGCACCACAGCCATGGTGGTATTCCCGGAGAGGTAAGTGTCGTGCaattaagaaatgaaatttgcttctaaacTTTGTAATCAACTCAGATTGTGATTACATAATTTGAACTTTTTCTTGATGGAAAAATTataacacgaaattaatttctttttttcttttccagAACTTGCCCTTCAGCTTGAACAATCGCTACAAGTTGACAGCAATTTTCACCACCTTTACCGTTTTGGGTTTTGGTTCACCATTCTTGATCGTCAGACATCAActcttgaaatcttaaataccaaaatttagGTTAGTATAATAAAACTATGCGagttttataatataaatgGCCAGTGAGCAATAGAATAAAGCAATTTCTTCGcggttttcttgaaattgttaAATGTTATGTAATTTCTTTTGTTACTTTGCCATGTAATTTTCCCCCGGACCTATGCCAGAATGTTATGATTTcggattttattaataatatgtTGAAACTGCAAAAGGGTCTGTGCCCTTTTCAGTTCATCCATATTCGGACAgtagtttaataaaaaaacttccCCAACAAGTCCAGATTAAATTAggtgtgaaaccacttataggagctttgaaacactcggaCATGGTGAATAGAGCTAACAATAATCTGTAGTCAAAATGGGCATGAAAAGCAATGAGTCACAATGCTTTGCCAATCTAGCACGTCAATTGAAAAGTTTCGGACAAATGCACTGATTATATTCATCTTTTCTGAGAAACAGATGTCCTGTCCCCCTGtactggtttacgaattcgcaaaacttTCTCCAACCTTTATTTTCTGAACCACAATGATATATAATACgaaattggtctacatagttCCTATGGATATGCAATTTAGTTGAAAGAAATTTCATGACAAAACATGAAATGGTTCAAAATCTATTTACTTTTGCGTTTTACGAATTCGAAAATATTCTCCATCTGGAGAATATCGTGGATGCGGGAACTATTCAAGAGAAACTAATGTAGGTAGTAGCCGTAGTTTTCATTGGtttgttacacatttcattataTTGATGAAGATGAGCTTTACATTCTTCAAATAGGGTCGTTTTCTCGGATTTCATCCTCGTACTGAATGGTATGATGCACACGTTGAGTATGTTTAGAGTGTAGCCTACACCTGACTGCCACATAAAATATTAGCAATGATTCAATCCttctttcaagaaaatttaacaaaaaccaACTAGGGAGTTGATAATTACTTTCTATTcatctaataaagaaaaaaatggaagttaaaAATGTAtactgcacccaaaaatatttacaCTTATTATATGAGCCAAAGTATTGGAACTGTTCGTAAGCCGCATATAAAGAATAATAGTTTTAATCCGTGTGTTCTCAAGCTTctgtaaacatagaatcgggcggaTATCATTTATGATAGAGAAGTTCATTaactgtggtatcaaaatgaacTTAATATTCTGaagtgatttttaaataaagggCTGTCATCATACCTAACTATATATGTATGCATATTAGGGCtataaccattttttttttttttggtttagtaCCACGAGATGCGCCATGatgttttattaatgaaaagcaTTATCTTGcatcattttaagaaaaaaccTTCACCCACCAAACGCATTTTctaaatcaatacaaaaaaaaaaaaataaaaattttggaatttttttgaacCACTATTACACTTTTCTTATAAGACGTATTGAAATGCAATGAATCACGAAGCCAAATTATTAACAATAAAGGGGGCTATACTCGAAAACGCGTCGAAGAAgctaaaatttccattaaaactaaaataaagtttgacagaattgttttttgtttttatattcataTTCTAAACGTCATCGCTGTTGGTGGGTGAACTTTTTTGACGCTAGCGAAAAAGTAAAAACGTATTTCTTCATAGTTTTTAATGGCCTATTGGACTATAGTATGCCAATTTTGAAATtcgcaaaaattgttaaaaagttaTAGCCCTAATGTATATGCTATATGAAGTTGTAGTTTAACTCGCCTAGTGATTTAAAAT
Encoded here:
- the Mccc2 gene encoding methylcrotonyl-CoA carboxylase subunit 2, with product MLKLSIFRNSFTTNVLRGSIRLLHVGEGNVLPTSVDSNSSEFKENEKDMVKLVDELRSITSEVLTGGGDKAIERHTSRGKLLARERINKLLDKGSPFLELSTLAGYQLYGDEVVNSGGIITGVGRICGTECVVVANDATVKGGSYYPITVKKHLRAQEVAQENRLPCVYLVDSGGANLPRQAEVFPDKLHFGRIFYNQANMSALGIPQIAVVMGSCTAGGAYVPAMADESIIVKKQGTIFLAGPPLVKAATGEEVSAEDLGGADLHCKTSGVTDHYAVDDEHALYLARQVVSNLNTAATNAYNENLLYSSKKTIKAASNIFEAEVEEPKYDPRELYGIVGPNLTKSFDVREVIARIVDGSRFTEFKKLYGETLVCGFAKLYGHTVGIVGNNGVLFSESALKGAHFIQLCAQRNIPLVFLQNITGFMVGRDAEAHGIAKNGAKMVTAVACANVPKFTVIIGGSYGAGNYGMCGRAYSPRFLFMWPNSRISVMGGTQAANVLAQITADQRKRAGKEFTEAEANKLKAPIMETFEKEGSPYYSTARLWDDGIIDPANTRQVLGLSLKTALNNPGDNTKFGVFRM
- the COX7C gene encoding cytochrome c oxidase subunit 7C — encoded protein: MLNPTKLLARNVSKFMVRHHSHGGIPGENLPFSLNNRYKLTAIFTTFTVLGFGSPFLIVRHQLLKS